Proteins encoded in a region of the Nitrospira sp. genome:
- a CDS encoding methane monooxygenase/ammonia monooxygenase subunit C, translated as MASSTQTHNDRGYDISEWYDSKPVKIGWAAILGIGIFWVLYQRAFGYSHGLDSMTPEFDSVWMGLWRFNILANAVFFAVTIGWIWITRDRNLANLAPKLELKRYFYWMGWLVCYMWGVYYAGSYTLEQDAAWHQVIIRDTSFTASHIVAFYGTFPLYITCGVATYLYAQTRLPLYSQATSFALVAAVVGPMFILPNVGLNEWGHAFWFVDELFSAPLHWGFVTLGWCGLFGAAGGVAAQIVSRMSNLADVIWNNAPKSILDPFPSQVNPNAKAGY; from the coding sequence ATGGCATCATCAACACAAACACATAATGATCGTGGGTATGACATCTCGGAGTGGTATGACTCGAAGCCGGTGAAGATCGGCTGGGCGGCGATCCTGGGGATCGGGATCTTCTGGGTCCTGTATCAGCGGGCGTTTGGGTATTCGCACGGGTTGGATTCGATGACCCCGGAATTCGATTCCGTGTGGATGGGGCTGTGGCGGTTTAACATTTTGGCGAACGCCGTGTTCTTTGCCGTGACGATCGGTTGGATCTGGATCACACGGGACCGAAATCTGGCGAATCTCGCCCCAAAACTTGAATTAAAGCGGTACTTCTACTGGATGGGGTGGTTGGTGTGCTACATGTGGGGCGTCTATTACGCGGGCAGCTATACGCTGGAGCAGGATGCGGCGTGGCACCAGGTGATCATCCGGGACACGAGCTTCACGGCGAGCCACATTGTGGCGTTCTACGGGACGTTCCCGCTGTACATCACGTGCGGAGTGGCGACCTACCTGTATGCGCAGACGCGGTTGCCATTGTACAGTCAGGCAACCTCATTCGCCTTAGTGGCGGCAGTGGTGGGGCCGATGTTCATTCTGCCGAACGTGGGACTCAATGAGTGGGGCCATGCGTTCTGGTTTGTGGATGAGCTGTTCTCGGCGCCGTTGCACTGGGGCTTTGTGACGTTGGGCTGGTGCGGGTTGTTCGGGGCGGCGGGCGGAGTGGCGGCGCAGATCGTGAGCCGGATGTCGAATCTGGCGGACGTGATCTGGAACAACGCGCCGAAGAGCATTCTGGATCCGTTCCCCAGCCAGGTGAATCCCAACGCCAAGGCAGGGTACTAA
- a CDS encoding FAD-binding oxidoreductase, producing the protein MQTNAAEVVRAHDLTHDVREIDLRLILPATLDFRPGQFISFEIPVEGKPHPMTRAYSIASPPSQRSILTLVFNRVDHGPGSTFLFGLKPGDQVHFKGPAGSFRLRDDTPRNLLFVATGTGIAPIRSMLHTLLPKATQQVVTLLWGLRAQRDLYYQEELHELATRHPMFHSTITLSRPDPGWTGPTGRVTALVQERVKTVDTLAVYLCGNGGMIKDVTDFLRSKSLCPIYREKWYDEENEES; encoded by the coding sequence ATGCAGACGAATGCCGCCGAGGTCGTCCGAGCCCATGATCTCACACACGATGTCCGTGAGATCGACTTGCGATTGATCTTGCCTGCAACACTGGACTTCCGACCGGGGCAATTCATTTCCTTTGAGATTCCCGTTGAAGGGAAGCCGCATCCGATGACACGTGCCTATTCGATTGCCTCACCGCCCAGTCAACGGAGCATCCTTACATTGGTCTTCAACCGTGTGGACCACGGTCCAGGGTCGACATTTCTCTTTGGTCTCAAACCCGGCGATCAGGTCCATTTCAAAGGGCCAGCGGGAAGTTTCCGTCTGCGCGACGATACACCACGCAATCTCCTGTTTGTCGCGACCGGCACGGGGATTGCCCCGATCCGGTCTATGCTCCATACCCTGTTACCCAAAGCCACCCAGCAGGTCGTGACCTTGCTATGGGGTCTCCGAGCCCAGCGGGATCTGTACTATCAGGAGGAGCTGCACGAACTGGCGACCCGACATCCCATGTTTCACAGTACCATCACATTGTCTCGTCCGGATCCGGGATGGACCGGTCCAACCGGTCGCGTCACCGCTCTGGTGCAGGAGCGTGTCAAGACGGTGGACACCCTCGCCGTGTATCTCTGCGGAAATGGCGGCATGATTAAGGACGTGACCGACTTTCTCCGCTCGAAAAGTCTTTGCCCGATCTATCGCGAGAAGTGGTACGACGAGGAGAATGAAGAGTCATGA
- a CDS encoding ISNCY family transposase produces MVGEDRVMMSAKELRRIHVIRQVRDKRITQQEAGTMLRLTERQIRRLLGRVKEEGDQGRVHRGRGKPSNRRIAEPVKAKMLRLYETRYGDFGPTLAAEKLTERHRLEVSDETLRRWLRERGIDHFARRKRPHRAWRARKAHVGELVQLDGSHHDWLEGRGPWGVLMAYIDDASSRVFARFYEYEGTIPAMDSFQRYIRHQGIPLAIYADKHTTYQSPAEPTVAEQLAGEAPQSQFGRALDELGVELIAAHSPQAKGRVERLFKTFQDRLVKELRLARIGTFEAANRFLEGYLPVYNRRFAVRPAHAVNLHRPKPTAQVLERSLCIKTSRCLRKDFTIAHEGRLYQVHDNLRATRVVVEEHVDGTMRLTHHGRALAFHAIAARPVSAAAVTAVSRSQRPIKPPADHPWRKRWRQERGHHPAAAGT; encoded by the coding sequence ATGGTGGGAGAGGACAGGGTGATGATGAGTGCCAAGGAGTTGCGGCGGATCCATGTGATTCGCCAGGTGCGGGACAAGCGGATCACACAACAGGAGGCGGGCACCATGTTGCGGCTGACGGAGCGTCAGATCCGGCGCCTTCTTGGGCGGGTAAAGGAGGAGGGCGACCAGGGACGTGTCCATCGGGGACGGGGGAAGCCGTCGAATCGGCGCATCGCGGAGCCGGTCAAGGCGAAGATGCTGCGGCTGTATGAGACACGCTATGGAGACTTTGGGCCGACGTTGGCGGCGGAGAAGTTGACGGAGCGGCACCGACTCGAGGTCAGCGACGAGACTCTGCGGCGCTGGTTGCGGGAGCGGGGGATTGATCATTTCGCACGCCGGAAGCGACCGCATCGCGCGTGGCGTGCGCGCAAGGCGCATGTCGGGGAACTGGTGCAACTGGATGGGTCCCATCATGATTGGTTGGAGGGGCGCGGCCCGTGGGGTGTCCTGATGGCCTACATCGACGATGCGAGCAGTCGCGTCTTTGCTCGGTTCTATGAGTACGAGGGCACGATCCCGGCGATGGACAGCTTCCAGCGCTACATTCGGCACCAGGGGATTCCGCTGGCCATCTATGCGGACAAGCATACGACCTACCAGTCGCCAGCTGAGCCCACGGTGGCGGAGCAGCTGGCCGGGGAGGCACCCCAGAGTCAGTTCGGACGGGCACTGGATGAGCTGGGGGTTGAGCTGATCGCGGCGCACTCCCCACAGGCCAAGGGGCGGGTGGAGCGGCTGTTTAAGACGTTCCAGGATCGACTGGTCAAGGAGTTGCGCCTCGCACGGATTGGGACCTTCGAGGCGGCGAACCGATTCCTGGAGGGCTATCTGCCGGTCTACAACCGCCGGTTCGCGGTGCGGCCGGCGCACGCAGTCAATCTGCATCGGCCGAAGCCGACGGCCCAGGTGCTGGAGCGAAGCCTGTGTATCAAGACATCCCGGTGTCTGCGGAAGGACTTCACCATTGCTCATGAAGGGCGGCTCTATCAGGTTCACGACAATCTCCGCGCCACTCGTGTGGTGGTCGAAGAACATGTGGATGGGACGATGCGGCTCACGCACCACGGACGGGCGCTCGCCTTTCACGCGATCGCGGCGCGACCTGTGTCGGCGGCAGCGGTCACGGCGGTGTCCCGATCGCAGCGCCCGATCAAACCGCCGGCGGATCATCCATGGCGCAAGCGATGGCGGCAGGAACGAGGACACCACCCGGCGGCGGCCGGAACATAA
- the nrdR gene encoding transcriptional regulator NrdR produces the protein MKCPFCDEVEDKVVDSRMAKEGEVIRRRRECLGCKRRYTTYERVEEILPVVVKKDGRRESFDRNKILVGLKKACEKRPISIGTIEAVTDRIEKRIQEMGETEIESRVVGEEVMKELHQLDQVAYVRFASVYREFKDIDQFMDELKTLTQQRRER, from the coding sequence GTGAAATGTCCCTTCTGCGATGAAGTTGAGGACAAGGTAGTCGATTCTCGTATGGCCAAGGAAGGCGAGGTCATTCGTCGCCGCCGGGAGTGCCTTGGTTGCAAACGCCGCTATACCACCTACGAGCGGGTCGAAGAAATTCTTCCCGTTGTCGTAAAGAAGGACGGTCGCCGCGAGTCGTTCGACCGCAATAAGATTCTCGTCGGCCTGAAAAAAGCCTGTGAAAAGCGGCCGATCAGTATCGGTACCATCGAAGCCGTCACCGACCGGATAGAAAAACGGATTCAGGAGATGGGCGAGACGGAAATTGAAAGCCGGGTCGTCGGTGAAGAAGTCATGAAGGAGTTGCATCAGCTGGACCAGGTCGCCTATGTCAGGTTTGCATCCGTGTACCGGGAATTTAAGGACATCGACCAGTTCATGGACGAGTTGAAGACGCTTACTCAGCAGCGTCGCGAACGTTAA
- a CDS encoding HAD hydrolase-like protein, giving the protein MTHNSALSPEHFPNWAQIDDVLLDMDGTLLDRHFDNFFFEEELPRRYAALHALPFKEARDRLMAMYRSVEGELAWTDLDYWTKRVGIDVVAMHKELDHMIGFLPGAEEFLRHLRQLGKRVTIVTNAHSTGVSVKVAKTGLDRYVNRIVDAFEVGYLKMRPEYWPNCQRLLGFDPSRSLFMDDDEGCLMAAKAFGVAHLIHSAKSSSQLPPSPLSQFFSITGFAPLLNGRSPV; this is encoded by the coding sequence ATGACTCACAACTCAGCACTCAGCCCCGAGCATTTCCCCAACTGGGCGCAGATCGACGACGTGCTGCTCGATATGGACGGAACGTTGCTCGATCGTCATTTCGATAATTTCTTTTTCGAGGAGGAGCTGCCGCGTCGCTATGCGGCGTTGCACGCTCTCCCATTTAAGGAAGCTCGCGATCGCCTGATGGCGATGTATCGGTCGGTCGAAGGCGAATTAGCTTGGACGGACCTGGACTACTGGACGAAGCGGGTCGGCATCGACGTGGTGGCGATGCACAAAGAACTCGATCACATGATCGGCTTTCTCCCCGGTGCCGAGGAATTCTTGCGCCATCTTCGGCAGCTCGGGAAGCGTGTGACCATCGTGACGAACGCCCATTCTACGGGGGTGTCGGTCAAAGTCGCCAAGACCGGTCTGGATCGCTACGTCAACCGGATCGTGGATGCCTTTGAGGTCGGCTATCTCAAGATGCGACCGGAGTATTGGCCCAACTGTCAGCGTTTGTTGGGTTTCGATCCGTCGCGATCCCTGTTCATGGATGACGATGAAGGATGTCTGATGGCCGCGAAAGCATTTGGGGTGGCTCACCTTATCCACAGCGCCAAGTCGAGTTCGCAATTGCCGCCGTCTCCGCTCTCCCAGTTTTTCTCCATCACCGGATTTGCTCCGCTTCTCAACGGTCGGTCACCGGTCTAA
- a CDS encoding serine hydroxymethyltransferase — protein MDKMVGDAIGSWDALRATDPEVYAAIEAEEIRQREKLLLIASENFASPAVLAAQGSLLTNKYAEGYPGRRYYGGCQHADAVEDLAIQRCKEIFGAEHVNVQPHSGSQANMAAYLSVLKAGDTILGMDLAQGGHLTHGSKVNFSGLLFRVFSYGVDRRTETIDYDAVQKVAEECRPRMVVVGASAYARVLDFSRFQQIAKSVGAYLLVDIAHIAGLIAAGLHPNPVPYADFVTTTTHKTLRGPRGGVTMCKAEYAKAVDKLVFPGLQGGPLMHVIAAKAVAFKEALSPGFKRYQQQVLTNAKALAQGFVDRGYRIVSGGTDTHLMLLNLTNKGITGKEADAALDTAGIIVNKNAVPYDEKPPAVASGIRLGSPIVSTRGMKEPEMERIVELVDRVLQHRQEPAVLEEVRRQAKALCAGFPIIHSY, from the coding sequence ATGGATAAAATGGTCGGCGATGCAATCGGTTCATGGGATGCCCTGAGGGCTACAGATCCCGAGGTTTACGCCGCGATTGAGGCGGAAGAAATTCGTCAGCGCGAGAAGCTACTCTTGATCGCCTCGGAAAATTTTGCCAGCCCGGCGGTATTGGCCGCACAAGGCTCCTTGCTCACCAATAAGTATGCGGAAGGTTATCCAGGCAGGCGGTACTACGGTGGATGTCAGCATGCCGACGCCGTCGAAGATTTGGCGATTCAGCGGTGCAAAGAAATCTTCGGCGCCGAACACGTGAATGTGCAGCCGCATTCGGGTTCACAAGCCAACATGGCGGCCTATCTGTCGGTTCTGAAGGCAGGCGACACCATTCTTGGAATGGATCTCGCCCAGGGCGGTCACCTTACGCATGGGAGCAAAGTCAATTTCTCCGGTCTTCTCTTCCGTGTCTTCTCCTATGGTGTCGATCGCCGGACCGAAACCATCGACTACGACGCCGTCCAGAAGGTCGCAGAGGAATGTCGTCCGCGGATGGTCGTGGTCGGAGCCAGTGCCTATGCCCGCGTGCTGGATTTTTCTCGTTTCCAGCAGATCGCCAAATCAGTCGGAGCCTATCTGTTGGTCGATATCGCGCATATTGCCGGCCTTATCGCTGCGGGGCTTCATCCGAATCCTGTTCCCTATGCCGACTTTGTCACGACGACCACTCATAAGACGCTCCGCGGTCCGCGTGGGGGCGTCACGATGTGTAAAGCCGAGTATGCGAAGGCCGTCGACAAACTGGTATTTCCTGGGCTACAGGGCGGACCTTTGATGCATGTGATCGCGGCCAAGGCGGTCGCCTTCAAAGAGGCTCTGTCTCCGGGATTCAAGCGTTATCAGCAGCAGGTCTTGACCAATGCGAAGGCCTTGGCACAAGGGTTCGTCGATCGCGGCTATAGGATCGTCTCAGGGGGAACCGATACGCACCTGATGCTCCTGAACCTCACGAACAAGGGGATCACCGGGAAGGAGGCGGATGCCGCGCTGGACACCGCCGGCATTATCGTCAATAAGAACGCCGTGCCGTACGATGAAAAGCCGCCGGCGGTGGCCAGCGGGATCCGCCTGGGGTCGCCCATCGTTTCCACGCGCGGGATGAAAGAACCGGAAATGGAGCGGATCGTCGAATTAGTCGATCGTGTCCTCCAGCACCGACAAGAGCCGGCGGTGTTGGAAGAAGTTCGCAGACAAGCCAAAGCGTTGTGCGCTGGGTTTCCCATCATTCATTCCTACTGA
- a CDS encoding MarR family winged helix-turn-helix transcriptional regulator, which produces MAHQKSPQPPCYCAVLRKVVRRITVLYDAHLRSTGLKTTQFALLGELGRHQSPPPTMNELAEYLMMDRSTLGHNVRPLLRRGLVALEPDVTDGRTRRVTLTAKGTAKYTDAEKQWRKAQRSYEAVMGRTAAKALHSALQKLAASDDF; this is translated from the coding sequence ATGGCTCACCAGAAATCGCCACAACCTCCTTGCTACTGCGCCGTCTTGAGAAAAGTTGTCCGCCGCATAACGGTGCTCTATGATGCGCACCTCAGGAGCACCGGACTGAAGACGACTCAATTTGCGTTGCTGGGAGAATTAGGTCGACATCAATCGCCACCGCCAACCATGAATGAATTGGCGGAATACTTGATGATGGATCGCTCGACGCTTGGGCATAACGTGAGACCGCTTCTGCGCAGAGGCTTGGTGGCGTTAGAGCCCGATGTCACCGACGGAAGGACACGTCGAGTGACGCTGACCGCAAAGGGGACCGCAAAGTATACTGATGCAGAGAAACAGTGGCGGAAAGCCCAACGGAGTTACGAGGCCGTGATGGGAAGGACGGCCGCAAAGGCACTGCACAGCGCTCTACAGAAACTCGCTGCATCAGATGATTTCTAG
- a CDS encoding class I SAM-dependent methyltransferase: MGFYCDHIFPRLMEWVMVGDEFLRLRKVLLASAHGEVLELGIGTGLNLPHYPETVTELHAVDPAQFLPKTIAARSARLSFPVRIQKGTAETLIYADRRFDYVVSTWTLCTIPDPVRSLQEVGRVLKPGGKFVFLEHGRSDDRKIAAWQDRLNPIQNVIGCGCNLNRQIDRLIIQAGLKITHLDRFTMQDVPRLGGEMYQGTAIGAG; encoded by the coding sequence ATGGGGTTCTACTGCGACCATATCTTCCCCCGTCTCATGGAGTGGGTCATGGTCGGTGATGAATTTCTTCGCTTGCGCAAGGTGCTACTCGCTTCAGCCCATGGTGAAGTCCTAGAACTGGGGATAGGAACCGGTCTGAATTTGCCGCACTATCCGGAGACCGTCACAGAGCTGCATGCGGTCGACCCAGCCCAATTCCTCCCGAAAACAATCGCAGCACGCAGCGCCCGCCTCTCGTTTCCCGTTCGCATCCAAAAAGGTACCGCCGAGACTCTCATCTATGCCGATCGACGTTTCGATTATGTCGTCAGTACCTGGACACTCTGTACGATTCCCGATCCGGTGCGCTCGCTGCAAGAGGTCGGGCGTGTCCTCAAACCAGGAGGGAAGTTTGTATTCCTGGAACATGGCCGGAGCGACGACCGAAAGATCGCTGCCTGGCAAGATCGGCTCAATCCGATTCAGAACGTGATCGGTTGCGGATGTAATCTCAATCGCCAGATCGATCGGCTCATCATTCAAGCCGGCCTGAAAATCACACATCTGGATCGATTCACCATGCAGGATGTGCCTAGACTAGGCGGTGAGATGTACCAAGGCACAGCGATCGGAGCTGGTTAG
- the rplI gene encoding 50S ribosomal protein L9: MKVILQETLEGVGHLGDLINVADGFARNYLLPRRKAVEADGRSIKAVEHAKRVATEKAKKEKLEIESYAKKVSAIALTIEAQVGKDDKMFGSVTAKDIAEGLAAQGVTVDRRKIQLAQPIKELGSVTVPIKMPRDVVATVTVHVVKKQEPEEPSA, encoded by the coding sequence ATGAAAGTCATTCTTCAAGAAACCCTGGAAGGGGTGGGGCATCTGGGCGATCTCATCAACGTCGCCGATGGATTTGCGAGGAACTATCTCTTGCCACGTCGCAAGGCCGTCGAAGCCGATGGTCGAAGCATCAAGGCCGTTGAACATGCCAAACGAGTGGCTACCGAGAAGGCCAAGAAGGAAAAGCTGGAAATCGAATCCTACGCCAAGAAGGTGTCGGCGATCGCCCTGACGATCGAAGCGCAGGTCGGGAAAGACGATAAGATGTTTGGTTCCGTCACCGCCAAAGACATCGCGGAGGGATTGGCCGCGCAAGGTGTCACGGTGGATCGGCGAAAAATCCAATTGGCGCAACCGATCAAGGAACTCGGTTCGGTGACGGTCCCCATCAAGATGCCTAGGGATGTGGTGGCGACTGTGACCGTCCATGTGGTGAAGAAGCAAGAGCCGGAAGAGCCTTCAGCGTAG
- the der gene encoding ribosome biogenesis GTPase Der has translation MLPSDKLMPRAKSAPEQESTLPLLSTEGGPPPLVAIIGRPNVGKSTLFNKILGAKIAIVDDVPGVTRDRNYADATYRNRTFRLVDTGGLDLSASDSMLSLIRRQSELAIAEADILIVLLDGRSGLTPPDHEVVRLLRGVTKPLFYAINKIDTPKSEPLLADFYRLGTDQLYPVSAEHGLGVAELLDAIYPLLPSVAESDELQQLPRVAVVGRPNVGKSTLVNTLLGEERVVVSDIPGTTRDPIDSLVTHHDQRYVFTDTAGIRRRGKVDRGVEGYSVLRSLRAIGRSDIAILILDGLEGVTEQDTKIAGAILKQGRACILLINKWDLRAGDPEARQAYELELHRRFPFLTWAPILYGSALKPESVQRLFPLLKDVHRMFTKRVPTGALNAWLQKILVSHPLPVRKHKPSAVTKSAYITQVATKPPVFALFVGHPEDLTPSYLKYLENQLRETYQFTGTPLRLMVRKK, from the coding sequence ATGTTACCGTCCGACAAACTTATGCCGCGCGCGAAATCCGCTCCCGAACAAGAATCGACACTGCCGTTGCTTTCAACAGAAGGCGGACCACCCCCCCTCGTCGCCATCATCGGCCGACCGAACGTGGGAAAGTCGACGCTGTTCAACAAGATCTTGGGCGCGAAGATCGCCATTGTGGACGATGTCCCCGGTGTGACCCGCGACCGTAACTATGCCGATGCCACCTACCGCAATCGAACGTTTCGGCTGGTCGATACGGGGGGACTAGATCTGTCTGCCTCCGACAGCATGTTGTCCTTGATTCGACGACAGTCGGAACTGGCGATTGCTGAAGCGGATATCCTCATCGTGCTCTTGGACGGTCGCTCAGGATTGACCCCGCCGGATCACGAAGTCGTGCGGCTGCTGCGCGGGGTGACGAAACCCCTGTTCTATGCGATCAACAAGATCGACACGCCCAAGTCCGAGCCCTTACTGGCCGACTTCTACCGATTGGGCACCGACCAGCTCTACCCTGTGTCCGCCGAGCATGGCCTCGGTGTCGCCGAGCTGTTGGACGCCATTTATCCGCTCCTTCCGTCTGTTGCCGAGTCCGACGAGCTGCAGCAACTCCCTCGCGTTGCCGTGGTGGGACGTCCGAATGTCGGCAAATCCACGCTCGTGAACACCCTGCTTGGAGAGGAACGGGTCGTGGTCAGCGATATTCCGGGGACGACACGTGATCCGATCGACTCACTGGTCACGCACCACGATCAACGCTATGTCTTCACCGACACGGCGGGCATCAGACGGCGAGGCAAGGTCGACCGCGGGGTGGAAGGCTATAGCGTCCTACGATCACTCCGTGCCATCGGTCGGTCCGACATCGCGATCCTCATACTCGATGGTCTGGAAGGAGTCACGGAACAAGACACCAAGATCGCCGGAGCTATCCTAAAGCAAGGGCGTGCCTGCATTCTGTTGATCAATAAGTGGGATTTGCGGGCAGGAGATCCAGAGGCGCGCCAAGCGTATGAACTCGAACTTCACCGACGATTTCCCTTTCTGACCTGGGCTCCGATCTTGTATGGATCAGCCCTGAAACCAGAATCTGTCCAGCGTCTCTTCCCACTCCTCAAGGACGTGCATCGCATGTTCACCAAGCGTGTCCCCACCGGCGCGCTGAATGCCTGGCTGCAGAAGATTTTAGTCAGCCATCCGTTGCCGGTTCGCAAGCACAAGCCGTCAGCTGTGACGAAATCCGCCTATATCACGCAGGTGGCCACCAAACCGCCGGTCTTTGCGTTGTTTGTCGGCCATCCGGAAGACCTCACGCCTTCCTATCTGAAATATTTGGAGAATCAATTGCGCGAGACATACCAATTTACCGGCACCCCACTCCGCCTCATGGTCAGAAAGAAGTAA
- the ftsH gene encoding ATP-dependent zinc metalloprotease FtsH has protein sequence MNTKIQKLLFWSVLGLFLILLLNLWSAPTRALEEQVIFSDFMAKLENGDVVKVTIKGHHVSGVLKDNSRLRTYSADYPDLVQVLRENDVQIEVKPPDESPWYISFLVTWGPLVLFLGLWLFFMRRMQTGNAALSLGKSKARMLTDDRKKVTFSDVAGIDEVKEEVEETVAFLKDPRKFQKLGGRIPKGVLVVGPPGTGKTLLAKAIAGEAGVPFFSISGSDFVEMFVGVGASRVRDLFEQGKKHAPCIIFIDEIDAVGRSRGAGLGGGNDEREQTLNQLLVELDGFDTAEGIILVAATNRPDVLDPALLRPGRFDRQVAVNHPDLRGRSEILKVHTKNVPVAADVELEKIARGTPGFSGADLENLVNEAALWAARQNKNEVGIVDFEMAKDKILMGPERKSMILTEEEKRVTAYHEAGHALMAKLLPGTDPVHKVTIIPRGRALGVTMQLPTEDRHNYTKEFLCNRLAVLMGGRVAEELIFNHVTTGAGNDLEQATDLARKMVCEWGMSDKLGPLTFGQKHDSVFLGRDLIAKRDCSERVAKEIDFEVKQFVTENYERAKRVLTEHMTGLKALAEALLAKEVLDALDIDRILTESTTRNVAV, from the coding sequence TTGAATACCAAAATTCAAAAACTACTGTTTTGGTCGGTATTAGGCCTGTTCCTGATTTTGCTTCTCAACCTGTGGAGTGCGCCGACGCGTGCACTCGAGGAACAGGTCATTTTTAGCGATTTCATGGCGAAGCTCGAAAATGGCGACGTCGTAAAGGTGACCATCAAGGGACATCATGTCAGCGGCGTGTTGAAGGATAACTCCCGGCTTCGAACTTACTCGGCGGACTATCCTGATCTCGTCCAGGTGCTGCGAGAGAACGATGTTCAGATCGAGGTCAAACCACCCGATGAAAGCCCTTGGTATATTAGTTTTCTCGTGACCTGGGGGCCGCTCGTTCTCTTTCTCGGTCTGTGGTTGTTCTTCATGCGCCGGATGCAGACTGGGAATGCGGCCCTGTCCCTCGGGAAAAGCAAGGCCCGCATGCTGACGGATGACCGGAAAAAGGTCACATTTTCCGATGTGGCGGGAATTGATGAAGTGAAAGAGGAAGTAGAGGAAACGGTTGCTTTTCTGAAGGACCCGCGAAAGTTCCAGAAACTCGGTGGACGCATTCCCAAGGGTGTGTTGGTCGTGGGTCCTCCAGGAACCGGGAAGACATTACTGGCTAAAGCGATCGCCGGCGAGGCAGGCGTGCCCTTCTTTAGCATCAGCGGGTCGGATTTTGTCGAAATGTTCGTGGGCGTCGGGGCCTCTCGCGTTCGGGATCTGTTCGAGCAAGGGAAGAAGCATGCGCCCTGTATCATTTTCATCGATGAGATCGACGCCGTCGGACGATCGAGGGGAGCGGGGCTTGGCGGCGGGAATGATGAACGTGAGCAAACGCTCAACCAGTTGCTGGTCGAGCTGGATGGATTTGATACAGCGGAGGGCATCATTCTGGTTGCCGCGACCAATCGGCCTGATGTGCTCGACCCGGCACTGCTCAGGCCAGGCCGATTCGACCGACAAGTGGCGGTGAATCATCCGGACCTTCGAGGCCGTTCGGAGATCCTGAAGGTGCACACGAAGAACGTCCCGGTCGCAGCCGACGTAGAGCTAGAGAAGATTGCGAGAGGGACCCCTGGTTTTTCAGGTGCCGACTTGGAAAACTTGGTGAATGAGGCTGCCCTTTGGGCTGCTCGTCAGAATAAAAATGAAGTCGGAATCGTAGACTTCGAAATGGCCAAAGACAAGATCTTGATGGGTCCCGAGCGCAAGAGCATGATTCTGACCGAAGAGGAGAAACGGGTCACGGCCTATCACGAAGCGGGGCATGCTTTGATGGCCAAGCTCTTGCCGGGGACTGATCCGGTGCACAAAGTCACTATTATCCCCCGTGGGCGGGCGCTGGGTGTCACGATGCAGCTACCGACCGAGGACCGGCACAACTACACCAAAGAATTCTTGTGCAACAGACTGGCGGTCCTGATGGGGGGGCGCGTGGCAGAAGAGCTTATCTTCAACCATGTGACGACGGGCGCGGGTAACGACTTAGAGCAGGCGACGGATCTCGCCAGAAAGATGGTCTGTGAGTGGGGCATGAGCGACAAATTAGGGCCGCTCACGTTCGGGCAGAAACACGACTCGGTCTTTCTAGGGCGGGACTTGATCGCCAAACGGGATTGCAGCGAACGCGTCGCGAAGGAGATTGATTTCGAGGTGAAGCAGTTTGTCACCGAAAACTACGAACGAGCCAAGCGCGTGTTGACCGAACATATGACCGGCTTGAAAGCATTGGCCGAGGCACTCCTGGCGAAGGAAGTGCTCGATGCGCTGGACATCGACCGAATTTTGACGGAGTCCACCACGAGAAATGTGGCTGTCTAG